AGTGACAAATTATTAAATTGTTCATCCAAAGATAATTGAAACAAAACTATACAAAATGATTGTATGTAGACTATAGCACGTGTACCTTTACTCGCATTGAACTTCAAGGGTCTGATGAAATTGGCCCAAAAAATGTTGGATTTGGTCATCCTGATTCATTAGTTGCACAAACATTGCGTAGTCGCCTGAACATAGAAATCTTAATAAAACATGATATGAAATTGCCATGTTTACCAACAAATTTTAAGTCAAATGTAAGGGTGATGGCTGTAGAGTTAACATTTACAAACGTGTTTATGTCGATGTGGGTTGGTAGTCATTGAATATCCAATAATATAATTACCTGACTTTTCACATATTAATAACTTGAAATCAGTTTATGGCGTTGTTGACTTTATTGCAAGTTTCTTATGGATCAACTTACATCGTAAACAAATAACTGGATGAATCAAGTATCTTCCCAATCAATACACCAACATGGTGAAAGATGTCAGTTACacaatcataaaaaaaaaattaaacgacGACAACTAAAACACAACACCATAAACAAAATAAAACGCTAAATAATTTAGAAAGTTAGTTACATCATAAATATGTACCTTCAGATTAAATGTGAACAGTGAATTCATATGCCAAGCAAAGATGTTCATGTACGTTGGAAACCGATAACTCTACAGGCTGCTGAAATGTATCGTCAGAGCCCTTGCATACGGATCTAATGAAGGTTGTAATTCGAGTCAATAGTGATCGAATGACACGACTTCCTGTCATATTGTACTTAAATAGTATTTGATTGTACAATTAATGGAATTTTGCAAATATTGGAAGTCATACCTTCATCCAAATAATGCCAAAGACATGTTTGTGATACTCAGGGAACCTATATAGCTGATCATAAATCGCACGGAACTGAAAGACACATAATTAAGCAAATTAAATATATGATTATACAATGAACTATAGCATATTTAAGcacaaggttgtaaaactcgcgactcggggagtactcggccggaggtttttgaggagtaatcggcgactcagggagtactcggatgttgacttttctaatataactaaatattttcaatatattatagatatataatgtatatattagCTATAAACAAacattttatgaatatatatatgttaaatatataaaatttataaatatatatgttaaatatgtaAAGTTTAGttacatataaatatttattttaattggaGGGGTTAGATTTGTATATTTAATAATGAAGTTGAAAGAAAAACTAAACTTGAAGTGTTAAAATAAATAACAGTTAAACTTTAGGGGGTTTGAATGTaagttaaaaattaataaaatgacTCAGAAACCCTACCAGTATCAAGTCACGCTACCCACTTCTTCTTGTGTTTATTTTTAAGCACGAAGAAGCTAAACACACCTCGCATGATGTTGATTATAGGGTTTATGGAGTGTTTTTGTGTTTATTTTTAGGAATAAAAAGACAACTAATCGGATTGCACATGGCTGTACAAATATTTATGGATGAAGGTTTTTGATGCTTAAAAAGAATCAGAAAAATGGAAAAGTAAAGACCAATATTTATCAATAAACAAGCTGGATCATTAGTATTGGAAGCAAAAAGAGTTGTATAAAGCCTTTATGATTCTTCTAGTTTCTCTTATGTAGACAACATGATCTACCAAATTCATTTAGACTACCTTTTTTACTCATAATCACTTGCATAAACAAAATGTAAATTATACAGATAAAAATGAAGATCTCGGCTGGACACCTCAAGAGCACTAAGATTTATTCATATTCATCAATCTGATTTACATCCTCATTTATCTCTTTTATTTTCTTGAACTTCTACTTCATAATATGTTTCAGATTAACAAATGCTAAATATCACAGATGATTAAGATCGTCCCAACTTTAATATGTGTTGCCATTTTTTATTTAAAACTCAAATAACTTACACTGACAATACCTATGATGTCACGATGAAGTACTTGATTTACATGACAGTAGTGAAGCCCTGTCAAAAGCTGTCTCATATAACACTCTAAAAAAAGAGGAGTTTGTAAGTATACCATACGACTGTTCACGAATAGAACGAACAACAACATAGTAAAATATTAGTATCTTAATCTGCGGAACCAAAAACCTCATCCCAGGACGATCAGCAAGGCCAGTTAAGTCATGGTCCATATACTCAAAAACCATGTAAATTCCACCTTTATATTTATTACCATCTGCAGATCACTGTTAATCAAATCAATTAAAAGACAGATAATAGTGTCGGTACTACAAAATAATTGCAAACTCTTGCCTGGCCTCTTTTATAGGACATACTCAATAATAAGCACATATCAAATATCATTAGGGGTATCATATATCTTTTAAGTTTGTGTTCAAAGTAAAAAAGGATGAAAAACTTAACCGCAACATTACATGATCAGATATAATTTACCTGGAGAAGTAACAATCTCTTTGAGCTTTAATTACATTCTCGTGTTGCAGCCTCTTCAAGATTTTAATCTCACGTATCGCTGTTATGGGAAACTGTAAATATGATGCAAATGTAGGCAAACCGAAGAAAAAGAATCAAGATTTAATCGAGAACATTGAATTTAAAAACATTCATGTTATTTTGGTGTTAAAGAACTAATTTTTATGCAGAAAAACAAAGAATGTGTTACCCCCTCCCGTTCGTTGTCCATTCGTCTAATCTTCAGAGCAACAATTTCCCCTGTTCGAATTTCCCTGGCCATGTACACTTGactgaaaaaaataaaaagttaCAGCAATTAGTTAGCCATGTACAAATACAAACACCTTTAAAGGGTGGTCATATACTTTCAAGGAAAAGTCAAACTCCTCAAATCCTCTTAATTCGTCATCATGAAATCCCATTTTATATACCACTTTAAAGAGATATTTTCGATCACTTTTGGCATacatctaaaatgatatataaattttCTATGACTATAAGAGACTCTTGTAACAATCTTTATGAATTGAGAAGTAACAAAAGACAATATCTCAATTAGCACAATTTAACTTTCGTAATAGTAATTACTTAATGAGTACATGTTTCTCAGTTAAACACAACAAAATCCTGGCCCATTTAAAACCCTACCCATTTTGCCACCTATTTTACCTTTCCCCAAAGACCAGATTCTTTGCCATACCAATACATTCCGGGTTTCAACTTTCGTGGGGGCAATGGGCAACCCAAAATGGGTAAAATAAAAACCACGAAATAACGGAAAATCCTTTGATGGAAATCGAAAACACATGAAAACGATTTAAGAAACATGTGTTTTAATTTTATGAAGTAACTGAGATGAATTAATACATAGGATGAACCATGAACTATTTACttgaaaatataaatatgataCATAAATACTTACTGATGATATTATATTGGTACAACAAGAACCTTCTAATCCACTCTCTGTATCTACCCATATACAGACTTAAATAAACATAAAACAAAACATAAAATCAGTGTGATATGGAACAAACATAACAAACATGCTAAGCAGTACAAACTCCACTAAATGCACCCTAGTGAGATCAATTTACCATGATAGTGACAGCTGAAGGCTAAAGAAACTCAGTAGCATTCGTGTATAATGAAACCATTtcaataaaattataaaaattaattaccTGAAACTTAAATTAGAAGTGCATAAATAGCAGCACCGGCGGTGACGAAGAAGTAAAGGTAGGCAGGTAGGGGAGATATCACATTGACAACTCATTACCCCTAAAATTAAACCCTAACCTTAATCCCATCCGTCCCACCCCTATTTATCCactgccaccaccaccacccaaccaCCTCCAATCGCCGTCATTGAGTATCCATCATGTTCTACAGCCGGTCAGCCCAACATAGTCGATCACTGTAACCGGAAGATCACCATCCTCGATTAGGAACTCCGGCTTTCTTTTCGCCGCTCATTCTGCTCTTCTCCGATGTATACTATCATCGCTCTTCAAATTCTCATCTTTCAAATCATTAGCGTTTTGGTTACATTTATATTCAGATATGTGTATTCTTGGTAATCGTTGTTGGATGTGAGTGGTGGTTGTTTAAAATTGTGGAGGTTGATGGTGGTTGGCGGTGGTGGCCGAAGGTAGTTGGCACTGGTAGCAGGAGGAGGTGTAGCTATGAGAGGAAAATCtgggaaaaaaaaaattgatacagTGCTTACAATAGACGGGTCGGGTCAGCCCGATACTGTAGTTACTATTGACACTGGAAATGGGCCAATGGGAGAGTGACATCATTTACGacaatttatatatgtttataatataaatataaatataaatataaatataaatataaattactacTGTATTGCTAAAAGTTattataaaatgtaaaaataagtaaaagaaaaaaaaaagtcaatGAGTAAAATGTgatcgagttggagccgggatcaaaaccaccttccaaagccccataccgaatgccaccacctgagttggaggagttgcgaagacaactcaaggagttgctggatgcgggatacatccgaccgtcaaaatcccTGTATGATGCTCCGGTactatttcaaagaaagaaggatgggtccttgcggatgtgtatagattaccggtgaaatgtcccgttcttattgattaaaaacgttccatattaattgatttcgttgcgaggttttgacctctatatgagacgtttttcaaagactgcattcattttaaaacaaaccataacctttatttcataaataaaattttaaaaagctttacgtagattatcaaataatgataatctaaaatatcctgtttacacacgaccattacataattgtttacaatacaaatatgttacatcgaaatcagtttcttgaatgcagtttttacacaatatcatacaaacatggactccaaatcttgtccttattttagtatgcaacagcggaagctcttagtattcacctgagaataaacatgctttaaacgtcaacaaaaatgttggtgagttataggtttaacctatatatatcaaatcgtaacaatagaccacaagatttcatatttcaatacacatcccatacatagagataaaaatcattcatatggtgaacacctggtaaccgacattaacaagatgcatatataagaatatccccatcattccggaacacccttcggatatgatataaatttcgaagtactaaagcatccggtactttggatggggtttgttaggcccaatagatctatctttaggattcgcgtcaattagggtgtctgttccctaattcttagattaccagacttaataaaaaggggcatattcgatttcgataattcaaccatagaatgtagtttcacatacttgtgtctattttgtaaatcatttataaaacctgcatgtattctcatcccaaaaatattagattttaaaagtgggactataactcactttcacagatttttacttcgtcaggaagtaagacttggccactggttgattcacgaacctataacaatatatacatatatatcaaagtatgttcaaaatatatttacaacacttttaatatattttgatgttttaagtttattaagtcagctgtcctcgttagtaacctacaactagttgtccacagttagatgtacagaaataaatcgataaatattatcttgaatcaatccacgacccagtgtatacatatctcagtattgatcacaactcaaactatatatattttggaatcaatctcaaccctgtatagctaactccaacattcacatatagagtgtctatggttattccgaaatatatatagatgtgtcgacatgataggtcgaaacattgtatacgtgtctatggtatctcaatattacataatatataatgcaagttgattaagttatggttggaatagatttgttaccaattttcacgtagctaaaatgagaaaaattatccaatcttgttttacccataacttctttattttaaatccgttttgagtgaatcaaattgctatggtttcatattgaactctaatttaagaatctaaacagaaaagtataggtttatagtcgaaaaattaagttacatgtcaattactaaagaggtagtcattttcgtcgaaaaaacgatatcttgatgaccattttggaaaacatactttcactttgagttaaaccatgatttttggatatagtttcatgttcataagaaaaatcattttcctagaagaacaacttttaaatcaaagtttatcatagtttttaattaactaacccaaaacagcccgcggtgttactacgacggtgtatgtccggttttacggtgttcttcgtgtttccagattttaaatcattaagttagcatatcatatagatatagaacatgtgtttagttgattttaaaagtcatgatagaaggattaacttttatttgtgaacaagtttagaattaactaaattatgttctagtgattacaagtttaaaccttcgaataagatagctttatatgtatgaatcgaatgatgttataaacatcattactacctcaagttttgtggataaacctactggaaaagagacaaatggatctagcttcaaaggatcttggatggcttgaaagttcttgaagtagaatcatgacacgaaaacaagttcaagtaagatttccactcgaaataagattgttatagttatagaaattgaatcaaagtttgaatatgagtattaccatgtattagaaacatatcttactgtaaataagaaagatttcttgaggttggatgatcactctacaagattggaagtaagctagcaaacttggaagtattcttgattttatgaaactagaacttgtagaatttatgaagaacacttagaacttgaagatagaacttaagagagatcaattagatgaataaaatttaagaatgaaagtgtttgtaggtgtttttggtcgttggtgtatggattagatataaaggatatgtaattttgttttcatgtaaataagtcatgaatgattactcatatttttgtaattttatgagatatttcatgctagttgccaaatgatggttcccacatgtgttaggtgactcacattggctgctaagagctgatcactggagtgtatataccaatagtacatacatctaaaagctgtgtattgtacgattaagaatacgggtgcatacgagtagaattgttgatgaaactgaacgaggatgtaattgtaagcatttttgttaagtagaagtattttgataagtgtcttgaagtctttcaaaagtgtatgaatacatattaaaacactacatgtatatacattttaactgagtcgttaagtcatcgttagtcgttacatgtaagtgttgttttgaaacctttaggttaacgatcttgttaaatgttgttaacccaatgtttataatatcaaatgagattttaaattattatattatcatgatattatgatgtatgaatatctcttaatatgatatatatactttaaatgtcgttacaacgataatcgttacatatatgtctcgtttcaaaatcattaagttagtagtcttgtttttacatatgtagttcattgttaatatacttaatgatatgtttacttatcataatatcattttaattatatatatatatatatatccatatatatgtcattatatagtttttacaagttttaacgttcgtgaatcaccggtcaacttgggtggtcaattgtctatatgaaacctatttcaattaatcaagtcttaacaagtttgattgcttaacatgttggaaacacttaatcatgtaaataacaatttcatttaatatatatataaacatggaaaagttcgggtcactacagtacctacccgttaaataaatttcgtcccgaaattttaagcagttggagatgttgacgtatcttctggaaatagatgcaggtatttcttcttcatctaatcttctcgttttcaggtgaactcgggtcctctacgagcattccatcgaaccttaacaattggtatcttgttttgcttaagtcttttaacctcacgatccattatttcgatgggttgttcgatgaattgaagtttttcgttgatttggatttcatctaatggaatagtgagatcttctttagcaaaacatttcttcaaatttgagacgtggaaagtgttatgtacagccgcgagttgttgaggtaactcaagtcggtaagctactggtccgacacgatcaataatcttgaatggtccaatataccttggatttaatttccctcgtttaccaaatcgaacaacacctttccaaggtgcaaccttaagcatgaccatctctccaatttcaaattctatatcttttcttttaatgtcggcgtagctcttttgtcgactttgggcggttttcaaccgttgttaaatttggatgatcttctcagtagtttcttgtattatctccggacccgtaatctgtctatcccccacttcactccaacaaatcggagacctgcactttctaccataaagtgcttcaaacggagccatctcaatgcttgaatggtagctattgttgtaggaaaattctgctaacggtagatgtcgatcccaactgtttccgaaatcaataacacatgctcgtagcatgtattcaagcatttgtattgtcctttcactctgcccatcagtttgtggatgataggcagtactcatgtctagacgagttcctaatgcttgctgtaatgtctgccagaatcttgaaataaatctgccatccctagcagagataatagagattggtattccatgtctggagacgacttccttcaaatacagtcgtgctaacttctccatcttgtcatcttctcttattggcaggaagtgtgctgatttggtgagacgatcaactattacccaaatagtatcaaaaccacttgcaatccttggcaatttagtgatgaaatccatggtaatgttttcccatttccattccgagatttcgggttgttgaagtaggcctgatggtttctgatgctccgctttgaccttagaacacgtcaaacattcccctacgtatttagcaatatcggctttcataccaggccaccaaaaatgtttcttgagatccttgtacatcttccccgttccaggatgtattgagtatccggttttatgagcttctctaagtaccatttctctcatatctccaaattttggtacccaaatcctttcagccctataccgggttccggcttcccgaatattaagatgcttctccgatcctttgggtatttcatcctttaaatttccctcttttaaaactccttgttgcgcctcctttatttgagtagtaaggttattgtgaatcattatattcatagattttactcgaatgggttctctgtccttcctgttcaaggcgtcggctaccacatttgccttccccgggtgggttctctgtccattaacacaagcccaagtccaaataaataataacccaagtaaaagtccattaacactaataaatgcccaagtaatcaactagtaaacttagttaattaaaatgattaataaaaatcaatcatgaatgtaaataatatttgcaaatattattcgtgtaaagtttgCGTGTCACAAAGATGTGTCGGGCATGTAAAGTCAAGTATGATAAcaaataaatgtatataaacaatacattcattaaatcacaagtattaataataaacattattaattaaaggatagaaaatccagggtcgttacaaaaagaACATCAACCCATTTAACCCAAGCCATTTTGTAGCTTTcacccgacccaccccaaaaaaagAATTACGCCTAATACACTCAAGTTGATTTATGACACTCGACGGAGCACGAAAGAGTGAAAAGTAGTATAGCGGTAAACTATGTAAGACCAATTTAACAAGAGACAATCTTTCACCAATTGAGATCGTTCTAGCTTTCCATTCCGCAAGTCTCGAATTAAATTTTTCCACAACCGGTTTCCAATGCTCAATATTATTCATGTTACGACCAATGGGGAGCCCAAGATAGATAAATGGTAATTCCCCAACTTTACATTCCAATCGACCAGACATTATTTCCACCTCTTCTTTGATAACTCCTAACCTGAAGATTTGACTTTTATGGAAGTTTACTTTTAAACCTTAGACATTCTCAAAACACTTGAGTAATTTCATGAGATTACTAGCGTTTCGCCTACTCCATTCCCCGAGGAAAATAGTGTCATCCGCGTATTGAAGATGCGGTACCAATATTTTATTATTACCAATCTCCACTCCTTTGTAGAGTCCATTCTCAATTACGGTTTTCGTTAGAATGCTTAGACCCTCGGCCGCTATGATGAAAAGGAATGGTGATAATGGATCACCTTGTCGTACACCCCTTTCTAATGAGAACTTGTTAGTGGGAGAACCATTAACAAGAACAGATATTGATGCCGATTTGAGGCATGCTAATATCCACCTTCTCCATCTAGACCCGAGTCCCATTCTTTCCATAACCTCTAGCGAAAACTCCCAACTTAGACTATCAAAGGCCTTCTCGAAATTGactttaaaaatgatacttttttccGAGCTTTATTCAAGTAGAAAGTCTTGGTTTTAATTATAAGTCTTTTGTAATTAATCA
This genomic window from Rutidosis leptorrhynchoides isolate AG116_Rl617_1_P2 chromosome 2, CSIRO_AGI_Rlap_v1, whole genome shotgun sequence contains:
- the LOC139892295 gene encoding cyclin-dependent kinase C-1-like, whose translation is MSCQCDISPTCLPLLLRHRRCCYLCTSNLSFSQVYMAREIRTGEIVALKIRRMDNEREGFPITAIREIKILKRLQHENVIKAQRDCYFSRW
- the LOC139889145 gene encoding uncharacterized mitochondrial protein AtMg01250-like, which codes for MGLGSRWRRWILACLKSASISVLVNGSPTNKFSLERGVRQGDPLSPFLFIIAAEGLSILTKTVIENGLYKGVEIGNNKILVPHLQYADDTIFLGEWSRRNASNLMKLLKCFENV